A region of Streptomyces rubradiris DNA encodes the following proteins:
- a CDS encoding ATP-binding cassette domain-containing protein, whose product MEKIYPASGSRPEVPAVRGIDLDVGRGEFFGLLGPNGAGKSTTIGMLTTLIVPTGGSAEVYGVDVVRNPIEVKRRIGVVSQNNTLDSQLTAAENLEFRGRYFGLTAKEARRRTDELIELFDLAEQREGNPFEMSGGQAKRVMICRALMHRPDALFLDEPTAGLDPQTRTNLWQVLRELQAGGQTILLTTHYMEEAEALCDRIAVVDHGKILARGTVDELKSIAGADTVITVSYDAPVAPAGLQALADRDGISKVEVSDRQVRVFATVPDGLLGELVTIGSAAGIGVTDVHQLRPSLETAFLTLTGRSYRE is encoded by the coding sequence ATGGAGAAGATTTACCCGGCCTCCGGTTCGCGGCCCGAGGTGCCCGCCGTCCGCGGCATCGACCTGGACGTGGGACGCGGGGAGTTCTTCGGCCTTCTCGGCCCCAACGGCGCGGGCAAGTCGACCACCATCGGGATGCTCACCACCCTGATCGTGCCGACCGGCGGCAGCGCCGAGGTGTACGGGGTCGATGTGGTGCGCAACCCGATCGAGGTCAAGCGGCGGATCGGGGTGGTATCGCAGAACAACACCCTGGACAGCCAGTTGACCGCCGCCGAGAACCTGGAGTTCCGGGGCCGCTACTTCGGGCTCACCGCCAAAGAGGCACGCCGCCGCACGGACGAGCTGATCGAACTGTTCGACCTCGCCGAGCAGCGCGAGGGCAATCCGTTCGAGATGTCCGGCGGACAGGCCAAGCGAGTGATGATCTGCCGGGCGCTGATGCACCGCCCCGATGCGCTCTTCCTGGACGAGCCGACTGCCGGACTGGACCCGCAGACCCGTACCAACCTGTGGCAGGTACTGCGAGAGCTGCAGGCGGGCGGCCAGACGATCCTGCTCACCACGCACTACATGGAAGAGGCCGAGGCCCTGTGCGACCGCATCGCGGTTGTCGACCACGGCAAGATCCTCGCGCGCGGCACGGTGGACGAGCTGAAGAGCATCGCAGGCGCCGACACCGTCATCACCGTCAGCTACGACGCGCCCGTTGCCCCCGCCGGACTCCAGGCCCTCGCCGACCGGGACGGGATCAGCAAGGTCGAGGTCAGTGACAGGCAGGTGCGGGTGTTCGCCACCGTTCCGGACGGACTGCTCGGCGAGCTCGTGACGATCGGCTCGGCCGCCGGGATCGGCGTGACCGATGTGCACCAGCTGCGCCCCAGCCTGGAAACTGCGTTCCTCACGTTGACCGGAAGGAGCTACCGGGAATGA